DNA from Micromonospora nigra:
GTGCGCCGTCCCTGCTTCGTCATCCGCTCGACCAGCACCTCGTCCGCGCTGGTGAAGGCAGCCACCGCCTGCCCCAGCGCGACCGGCTCCACCTCGGGAAGCTCGATCCGCCAGTGGGACGCCTGGATCCGGTCGGGCAGGCTGCCGCCCGTCGCCTCCACCGCGTCGAGCACGTCGAGCCCGGGCGAGAGCGCGGCGTCCAACGCGACCCGCAGCGCGGCGGGGTCGACCGGCTCGCGCAGGGCGATCTCCAGGTATTCGGCCTCACTCGCCACACCGGTCGGGGCCGCGCTGGCATAGGAGATCTTGGGGTGAGGGGTGAAACCCTGGGAGAAGGCGATGGGAACACCGGCGCGGCGCAGCGCCCGCTCGAAGGCCCGCGCGAAGTCCCGGTGCGAGGTGAACCGCAGCGGCCCACGCTTGGCGTACCGGATCCGGACGCGCTGGACGACCGGCGCCTGTCCGCCCACGGGTTGCGTTCTCTTGCTGATCGTCGTGCTCCTCGTCGAGTCAGACCCCGTTGATCATGACGTTGTCACCGGCGACACGTCGTGCAAGAGAGGATAGCTTCATGATCAACGTTTCGGGGGCGGGGCGCGCG
Protein-coding regions in this window:
- a CDS encoding TIGR03936 family radical SAM-associated protein, whose translation is MGGQAPVVQRVRIRYAKRGPLRFTSHRDFARAFERALRRAGVPIAFSQGFTPHPKISYASAAPTGVASEAEYLEIALREPVDPAALRVALDAALSPGLDVLDAVEATGGSLPDRIQASHWRIELPEVEPVALGQAVAAFTSADEVLVERMTKQGRRTFDARSAVIAIDVINPSEMPSGAPAVPCAILELVVRQVTPSVRPDDVLSGLRVVAGLEPAVSPKVIRLAQGTLTAQGAIVDPLDADRDGATIGGR